One window of candidate division KSB1 bacterium genomic DNA carries:
- the groL gene encoding chaperonin GroEL (60 kDa chaperone family; promotes refolding of misfolded polypeptides especially under stressful conditions; forms two stacked rings of heptamers to form a barrel-shaped 14mer; ends can be capped by GroES; misfolded proteins enter the barrel where they are refolded when GroES binds), producing the protein MASKIVTFDVDARTALKKGVDILADSVKVTLGPKGRNVVIEKKWGAPTITKDGVTVAKEIELEDAVMNMGAQMVREVASKTSDIAGDGTTTATVLAQAIIQEGLKNVTGGADPMSLKRGIEKAVAVVVKDLKANGKTVNGKKDIAAVGTISANNDPEIGRLIADAMEKVGKDGVITVEEAKSTETVLDVVEGMQFDRGYVSPYFVTNPDEMECELEQPYILIHDKKIGSMKDLLPVLEKVAQTGRSLLLIAEDIEGEALATLVVNKLRGTLKVCAVKAPGFGDRRKAMLDDIATLTNGRVISEDAGFKLENALLSDLGQAKKVIIDKDNTTIVEGLGKGDEIKARIGQIKKQIEGTTSDYDREKLQERLAKLAGGVAVLKVGAATEVEMKEKKARVEDALHATRAAVEEGILPGGGVALLRAQKALEGLKLEGDEKLGVAIVRRALEEPIRMISQNAGWEGSVVVDKIRQNPKYSFGFNAASEAYGDLIEDGVIDPTKVVRVALENAASVGALLLTTDAAIHEKKEPKSAAPAMPGGGGMGGMGGMDY; encoded by the coding sequence ATGGCAAGCAAGATAGTCACGTTCGATGTGGATGCCCGCACCGCACTGAAGAAGGGTGTGGACATCCTCGCGGATTCGGTCAAGGTCACGCTCGGCCCCAAGGGTCGCAACGTGGTCATCGAGAAGAAGTGGGGCGCTCCGACGATCACCAAGGACGGCGTCACGGTCGCCAAGGAAATTGAGTTGGAAGATGCCGTCATGAACATGGGCGCGCAGATGGTCCGCGAAGTCGCGTCGAAGACGAGCGATATCGCGGGCGACGGCACGACCACGGCGACGGTGCTGGCGCAGGCGATCATACAGGAAGGTCTGAAGAACGTGACGGGCGGGGCGGATCCGATGAGCCTCAAGCGCGGCATCGAGAAGGCCGTGGCGGTCGTGGTGAAGGACCTGAAGGCGAACGGCAAGACGGTCAACGGCAAGAAGGACATCGCGGCCGTGGGAACGATCTCCGCGAACAACGATCCGGAAATTGGCCGTCTGATCGCCGACGCGATGGAGAAGGTCGGCAAGGACGGCGTGATCACCGTCGAAGAGGCGAAGAGCACGGAGACGGTGCTGGATGTCGTGGAAGGCATGCAGTTTGATCGCGGCTACGTGTCGCCCTATTTCGTCACGAATCCGGACGAGATGGAGTGCGAACTCGAGCAGCCGTACATTTTGATTCATGACAAAAAGATCGGCTCGATGAAGGACCTGCTGCCGGTGCTCGAGAAGGTCGCGCAGACGGGTCGTTCGCTGCTCTTGATCGCGGAAGATATCGAGGGCGAAGCGCTGGCGACGCTGGTGGTCAACAAGTTGCGCGGCACGTTGAAGGTTTGCGCGGTGAAGGCGCCGGGCTTCGGCGACCGTCGCAAGGCCATGCTCGACGATATCGCCACGCTGACCAACGGTCGGGTGATCAGCGAAGACGCGGGCTTCAAGCTGGAGAACGCGCTGTTGTCGGACCTCGGTCAGGCCAAGAAGGTGATCATTGACAAGGACAACACGACGATCGTGGAAGGTCTGGGTAAGGGCGACGAGATCAAGGCGCGCATCGGTCAGATCAAGAAGCAGATCGAAGGTACGACCAGCGACTACGACCGCGAGAAGCTGCAGGAGCGTTTGGCGAAGCTCGCCGGCGGTGTTGCGGTACTGAAGGTTGGCGCGGCCACCGAAGTTGAGATGAAGGAGAAGAAGGCCCGCGTGGAAGACGCGCTGCATGCGACTCGCGCCGCGGTGGAAGAAGGCATTCTGCCCGGCGGCGGTGTGGCGTTATTGCGCGCGCAGAAGGCGCTCGAAGGTCTGAAGCTCGAAGGCGATGAAAAACTGGGTGTGGCGATTGTCCGTCGCGCGCTCGAGGAGCCGATTCGTATGATCAGCCAGAATGCGGGTTGGGAAGGCAGCGTCGTGGTGGACAAGATCCGCCAGAATCCGAAGTACAGCTTTGGCTTCAACGCCGCGAGCGAAGCCTACGGCGATCTGATCGAGGACGGCGTGATCGACCCGACGAAGGTCGTGCGCGTGGCGCTTGAAAACGCCGCCTCGGTGGGCGCGCTGTTGTTGACGACGGACGCCGCGATCCACGAGAAGAAGGAACCCAAGTCGGCGGCTCCGGCGATGCCGGGTGGCGGCGGCATGGGTGGCATGGGCGGCATGGATTATTGA
- a CDS encoding hemerythrin family protein produces the protein MAIQWVDSMATGLAWQDEQHQKLIHHVNVFLEAMGRREGQEEVGKLLTFLQEYAVEHFGHEETWMREHSDPELKHHHTEHERLLEELNKFVADFSSHGGSTMLVMHVQSWMRDWILHHVILEDRKMAGFARANGLS, from the coding sequence ATGGCGATTCAATGGGTAGACAGCATGGCCACGGGTTTGGCCTGGCAGGACGAGCAGCATCAGAAGTTGATCCATCACGTCAATGTTTTTCTGGAGGCGATGGGTCGGCGTGAGGGGCAGGAGGAAGTCGGAAAGCTGCTGACGTTTTTGCAGGAATACGCCGTGGAGCACTTTGGCCACGAAGAAACCTGGATGCGCGAACACAGCGACCCGGAGCTGAAGCACCATCACACGGAGCACGAGCGGCTGCTCGAAGAGCTGAACAAATTCGTGGCGGACTTCAGTAGTCACGGCGGCTCAACGATGCTGGTGATGCATGTCCAGAGCTGGATGCGCGACTGGATACTCCATCACGTGATCTTGGAGGACCGGAAGATGGCGGGCTTTGCGCGCGCCAACGGCCTAAGCTGA
- a CDS encoding leucine-rich repeat domain-containing protein, with the protein MQTLLALLLCGAFLCSCRDKSTGSDADDGTFFADPALELRVRIIINKPDGPLTQADVDTITVLDASSREIRNLEGIQHLTALRLVDLSGNFLATLSPLAGLTSLQYLDLSYNSVRDVGSLSNLTGMVTLILSGNPIADLSPLAGLDSLEWLELAGCEISELAPLQSLSRLRVLDFSGNSVSDLTALHVLGALEQLYVSSNLIADLNPISNATSLWRLFADHNNINELIPIAGLTNLTELDLQDNPLLSAGPLQGLTGLLRLDLSRSFITDLTPLLGMTGMRNLGISGLHQETIELISQMPLLQLLDASQNGVIDITPLTDHPALYYLALHGNHITDVSAISGLNQLVYLYLGTAEDRSNLISDIFPLTQNNGLGSGDVIYLTGNPLSSRSQDLYIPELQARGATVIF; encoded by the coding sequence ATGCAAACTCTGTTGGCGCTGCTCCTCTGCGGCGCCTTTTTGTGCTCCTGCCGCGACAAGTCCACGGGCAGCGACGCGGACGACGGTACGTTTTTCGCCGACCCCGCCCTCGAATTGCGCGTCCGCATCATCATCAACAAGCCCGACGGACCGCTCACTCAGGCGGATGTCGATACGATCACCGTGCTGGATGCCAGCAGCCGCGAAATCCGGAACCTCGAAGGCATTCAGCATCTGACCGCGTTGCGACTCGTTGACCTCAGCGGCAATTTCCTCGCCACCCTGTCGCCGTTGGCCGGGCTCACGTCGCTGCAATACCTCGACCTGTCCTACAACTCCGTTCGGGACGTCGGTTCGCTGAGCAATCTGACCGGAATGGTCACCTTGATTCTGAGTGGGAACCCCATCGCCGATCTGTCGCCGCTGGCTGGACTCGACAGTCTCGAATGGCTCGAACTCGCCGGTTGCGAGATCAGCGAACTGGCCCCGCTGCAATCGCTGTCCCGGCTGCGCGTACTCGACTTCAGCGGCAACTCCGTCTCCGATCTCACCGCGCTGCATGTTCTGGGAGCGCTCGAACAGCTCTACGTGTCGTCTAACCTGATCGCCGACCTGAACCCGATCTCGAATGCGACGTCGCTCTGGCGACTGTTTGCCGATCACAATAACATCAATGAGCTGATTCCGATTGCCGGGCTGACCAATCTCACGGAACTCGACTTGCAGGACAATCCGCTGCTCTCGGCCGGACCGCTGCAAGGCCTGACCGGACTGCTCCGGCTCGATCTCTCCCGCTCCTTCATCACCGATCTGACTCCGCTGCTCGGCATGACCGGCATGCGCAATCTGGGGATTTCGGGCTTGCATCAGGAGACCATCGAGCTGATCTCGCAGATGCCGTTGCTCCAGTTGCTCGATGCGTCCCAGAACGGTGTGATCGACATCACGCCGCTCACCGACCACCCAGCGCTCTACTATCTCGCCCTGCATGGCAACCACATCACCGATGTCAGCGCCATTTCGGGCCTGAACCAACTCGTCTATCTCTATCTCGGCACCGCTGAAGACCGGTCCAACCTGATCTCCGATATCTTCCCGCTCACTCAGAACAACGGCCTCGGCAGCGGCGACGTGATCTATCTCACGGGCAATCCGCTCAGCTCGCGGTCACAGGACCTCTACATCCCCGAACTCCAGGCCCGCGGCGCAACGGTGATCTTCTAA
- a CDS encoding lamin tail domain-containing protein, which produces MRPFSIRYVALALLAANALYAQIPSVVINEIMYDDTVASPNMQWLELHNTTAASVNIGNWIITDAAQYPPTTEGAWRIPAGTSIPANGYLVCAAGGLLEIEGEVDCDSIFGSIVFGTSGDNISLYTALSGGTLIDGSLSTSFPDLAASNAGNSIEKCNENSGWSGISANWHQSLNQFATTGRYRYCTPGFANTACPDLTAPAIDSAVAISPTQVNVYFNESVEQISAETESNYAVDGGVGAPTAALRDGTVLSLVHLTFNPIPNGNYFLTVNGVQDLAGNPAVNRTDFFSVNFSGGPSGIVITEIMYDDTGATDVEWVEIHNRTAAAVDVSGWVLIDASNYPPGATEGGWLVPAATSVPAGAYRVLANVDLAGITGEILCTHYDSTFDLNNAGDNLALYSAQTAGTLMDGSLSVSFPDLAPTELGYSIEKCAADSGWSGNPASWHISGNSLGTGRYRRGTPGVANSVCTGDVTLPTFDSVTVINNQTIDAHFSEPVELYTSQTLTNYSVSQTIGNPATATRQANNRTVRLTFAVQMSPSTYALTVNNVEDIAANRVTGNSSQLFSIETPPSIKFSELMPDPNFAGAADSSGEWFEVYNAGGTTVSLTGWIIADGAGSDTIEGAVSINPSQYFVFAARGDSAGNGGIPDQYDYKFGASGWGLSLDNTGETLALRNSQNTTVAQLNYTGFPFVTGRSCQLKNVTYNPTIDTSWCQAYTVWSGAWNGDRGTPGAAAVCPDAIPPSLTSVTVLSNIALDLLFNESVGAASAAVLTNYVVSGGIGTPLSASRDGANLALVHLGFNPIPPNSYFMTVNGVQDLTGNACVDEQRAFNVVPSGESVLNIVRTSNLSTAVTEWNAGTVECPDSMRQWFFFKNFGGAPLAVNPPFTVAGPHFLVTSTCLSTINLTPLGVSGCSLAVTFAQPLIGAYVDTLRIPTNASNAVGGIVSIPLAGTRASTPASPIVTVRRSGNDAVLNWFRVTETAGGCPATIEQYQVLSTTSFDSGFTLLTTTTDSTYSHVNIISTGGLTTFYQVIAIDN; this is translated from the coding sequence ATGAGACCCTTCAGCATCCGCTATGTCGCGCTGGCCCTGCTCGCGGCAAACGCGCTCTATGCGCAAATCCCGAGTGTCGTCATCAACGAAATCATGTATGACGACACCGTGGCCAGTCCAAACATGCAGTGGCTCGAACTCCACAACACCACCGCTGCGTCCGTCAATATCGGGAACTGGATTATCACCGATGCCGCGCAGTATCCGCCCACCACTGAAGGCGCGTGGCGAATTCCCGCCGGAACCTCCATCCCGGCCAACGGCTATCTCGTCTGCGCCGCCGGCGGGCTGCTCGAAATCGAAGGCGAGGTCGATTGCGACTCGATCTTCGGTTCCATCGTCTTCGGTACCAGCGGCGACAATATCTCGCTGTACACCGCGCTGAGTGGAGGAACGCTCATCGACGGCTCGCTCAGCACGAGCTTCCCCGACCTCGCCGCGAGTAACGCCGGAAACTCCATCGAGAAGTGCAACGAGAACTCCGGTTGGAGCGGAATCTCCGCCAACTGGCACCAGTCCCTCAATCAGTTCGCCACGACGGGCCGATACCGCTACTGCACTCCCGGATTCGCCAACACCGCGTGCCCCGACCTGACCGCGCCCGCCATCGATTCCGCCGTCGCCATCAGCCCGACTCAGGTGAATGTCTATTTCAATGAATCCGTCGAACAAATTTCCGCGGAAACCGAATCCAACTATGCTGTGGACGGCGGTGTCGGCGCCCCCACCGCCGCGCTCCGCGACGGCACCGTGCTCTCCCTCGTCCATCTGACCTTCAACCCGATTCCCAACGGCAACTACTTCCTCACCGTCAATGGCGTGCAAGACCTCGCCGGAAATCCCGCTGTCAATCGAACCGACTTCTTCAGCGTCAATTTCTCCGGCGGCCCCAGCGGGATCGTCATCACGGAAATCATGTACGACGATACCGGCGCGACCGACGTCGAATGGGTCGAGATCCACAACCGCACCGCCGCCGCGGTGGACGTGTCCGGATGGGTCCTGATCGATGCTTCCAACTATCCGCCCGGCGCCACGGAGGGCGGTTGGCTCGTCCCGGCCGCTACCAGCGTTCCGGCCGGAGCCTACCGCGTGCTCGCCAACGTTGACCTGGCCGGCATCACCGGCGAGATTCTCTGCACACATTACGACAGTACGTTTGATCTTAATAACGCCGGCGACAACCTCGCCCTGTATTCGGCGCAGACCGCCGGCACGCTCATGGACGGCAGCCTCAGCGTCTCCTTCCCCGATCTTGCTCCGACAGAACTCGGATATTCCATCGAAAAATGCGCGGCGGATAGCGGATGGTCCGGGAACCCCGCGAGCTGGCATATTTCCGGCAACTCCCTCGGTACCGGTCGCTATCGCCGCGGCACTCCCGGCGTCGCCAACTCGGTCTGCACCGGAGACGTGACCCTGCCCACCTTCGATTCAGTCACCGTCATCAATAACCAGACAATCGACGCGCACTTCTCCGAGCCGGTTGAACTCTACACCTCCCAGACGTTGACCAATTACAGCGTCAGTCAGACGATCGGGAATCCCGCGACCGCCACCCGCCAGGCCAACAACCGCACCGTGCGCCTGACCTTCGCCGTGCAAATGTCGCCCAGCACCTATGCCCTGACCGTCAACAACGTCGAGGACATCGCCGCCAATCGCGTCACCGGAAACAGCTCGCAGCTCTTCAGCATCGAGACTCCGCCCAGCATCAAGTTCTCCGAACTCATGCCCGACCCCAACTTTGCCGGTGCCGCCGACAGCTCCGGCGAGTGGTTCGAGGTCTATAACGCAGGCGGCACCACCGTGAGTCTGACCGGCTGGATCATCGCCGATGGCGCCGGCAGTGACACCATTGAAGGCGCGGTCTCCATCAATCCGAGTCAGTATTTCGTCTTCGCCGCGCGCGGCGATTCCGCCGGCAATGGCGGCATTCCCGATCAATACGACTACAAGTTCGGCGCCTCCGGCTGGGGCCTGTCGCTCGATAACACCGGCGAGACTCTCGCCCTCCGCAACTCGCAAAATACCACGGTGGCCCAGCTCAATTACACGGGCTTTCCGTTTGTCACCGGCCGCTCCTGCCAGCTCAAAAATGTCACCTACAATCCCACCATCGACACCAGCTGGTGCCAGGCCTACACCGTCTGGAGCGGAGCGTGGAACGGCGATCGCGGGACCCCGGGCGCCGCTGCCGTCTGTCCCGATGCCATTCCGCCCTCGCTGACGTCCGTGACCGTCCTGAGTAACATTGCACTTGACTTGCTGTTCAACGAATCGGTCGGCGCCGCAAGCGCGGCGGTCCTGACCAACTACGTCGTCAGCGGCGGGATCGGTACTCCGCTCAGCGCTTCGCGTGACGGCGCCAATCTCGCCCTCGTGCATCTGGGGTTTAATCCGATCCCGCCCAACAGCTACTTCATGACCGTGAATGGTGTGCAGGACTTGACCGGAAACGCTTGCGTCGATGAACAGCGCGCCTTCAATGTCGTCCCGTCCGGCGAAAGTGTGCTCAACATCGTGCGGACCTCCAACCTGTCAACCGCTGTCACTGAATGGAATGCCGGCACCGTCGAGTGTCCGGACTCCATGCGACAATGGTTCTTCTTCAAAAACTTCGGCGGCGCGCCACTCGCGGTCAACCCGCCCTTCACCGTGGCCGGTCCGCACTTCCTCGTGACGAGTACCTGCTTGAGCACGATCAATCTCACACCCCTCGGCGTCAGCGGTTGCAGTCTCGCCGTGACCTTCGCGCAGCCGTTGATTGGCGCCTACGTGGACACGTTGCGCATTCCGACCAACGCCTCCAATGCGGTCGGCGGAATCGTCTCAATCCCGCTGGCCGGAACCCGTGCATCAACCCCGGCCAGTCCCATCGTCACCGTGCGTCGCTCCGGCAACGACGCCGTGCTGAATTGGTTCCGCGTCACCGAAACCGCCGGCGGCTGCCCGGCCACGATCGAACAATATCAGGTGCTATCCACCACCAGCTTCGATTCCGGCTTTACGCTGCTGACCACGACGACCGATTCCACTTACTCGCACGTCAACATCATCAGCACCGGCGGACTCACCACCTTCTATCAGGTCATTGCGATCGACAACTGA
- a CDS encoding sigma-54-dependent Fis family transcriptional regulator yields MTEQKAGASGSGLLTSEQILAVGQKLMELRPLAEVLDAVLDMAAETMHAETALILLKDSGKLSVAAQRHTGAGVARGLADISTSLLDEALTKHEPVFTESAIQDPRFSGKSSIILQGIQAAVIVPLSETLYVRGAIYLDSRSDRTLFSPQNIGPLSTLAALSTIAMENARRYDIARRELQLLKGEKAKARGGLVGSSPSMMELYSLIERVAASDLPVLITGESGTGKELVAREIHQSSERRGKPFLALYCGNVAPQLFESELFGHKRGSFTGATQDKQGLVEAARGGTLFLDEVADIPGDLQTKLLRFLQEGEYRAVGDTKTYRADVRIVTATNKDLKREAIDGRFRSDLFYRLYILPVHAPPLRERLSDMQYLTRHFIEKYDKAERSRSISPEALRKLMTYSWPGNVRELENTVARALVVSRGDRLEAEDILLEDAERAADDLSWKSAEQKHIMHVLSVCAGNKSRAAELLGISRRYLHYKLKEWGEGE; encoded by the coding sequence ATGACGGAGCAGAAGGCCGGGGCGAGCGGATCCGGGTTATTGACGAGCGAGCAGATTCTGGCGGTGGGGCAGAAGTTGATGGAGTTGCGGCCGCTGGCGGAGGTCTTGGATGCGGTGCTGGACATGGCGGCGGAGACGATGCATGCCGAGACGGCGCTGATCCTGCTCAAGGACAGCGGCAAGCTTTCGGTGGCGGCGCAGCGGCATACGGGGGCGGGCGTCGCGCGCGGGTTGGCGGATATTTCGACGTCGCTGCTGGACGAAGCGCTAACGAAGCACGAACCGGTGTTCACGGAGAGCGCGATTCAGGATCCGCGTTTTTCGGGGAAGTCGTCGATTATTTTGCAGGGGATTCAGGCGGCGGTGATTGTGCCGCTCAGCGAAACGCTGTATGTGCGCGGGGCGATCTACCTTGATAGCCGCAGCGACCGCACGTTGTTCAGCCCGCAGAATATCGGTCCGCTTTCGACCCTCGCGGCGCTGTCAACGATCGCGATGGAGAATGCGCGGCGCTATGACATCGCGCGGCGCGAGCTGCAACTTTTGAAGGGCGAAAAGGCGAAGGCGCGCGGCGGACTGGTCGGTTCGTCGCCATCGATGATGGAGCTGTATTCGCTGATCGAGCGCGTGGCGGCGAGCGATTTGCCGGTGTTGATTACGGGCGAGTCGGGGACCGGCAAGGAATTGGTGGCGCGGGAGATTCACCAGTCCAGCGAGCGGCGGGGCAAGCCGTTCCTGGCGCTTTACTGTGGGAACGTTGCGCCGCAGTTGTTTGAAAGTGAACTGTTCGGGCACAAGCGCGGCTCGTTCACGGGGGCGACGCAGGACAAGCAGGGCCTCGTCGAGGCGGCACGAGGCGGGACGCTGTTTCTCGATGAGGTGGCGGATATTCCGGGCGACTTGCAGACGAAGCTACTCCGGTTTTTGCAGGAGGGCGAATATCGCGCGGTGGGGGACACGAAGACGTATCGCGCGGACGTGCGGATCGTGACGGCGACGAACAAGGATTTGAAGCGCGAGGCGATCGACGGGCGCTTCCGCAGCGATTTATTTTACCGCCTGTATATTCTGCCGGTGCACGCGCCGCCGCTGCGCGAGCGATTGAGTGACATGCAGTATCTGACGCGGCACTTCATCGAGAAGTACGACAAGGCGGAGCGGTCGCGGAGTATTTCGCCGGAGGCGTTGCGCAAGCTGATGACGTACAGTTGGCCGGGGAACGTGCGCGAACTGGAGAACACGGTGGCGCGGGCTTTGGTGGTATCGCGCGGTGACCGGTTGGAGGCCGAGGACATTCTGCTCGAAGACGCGGAGCGCGCGGCGGACGATTTGAGCTGGAAGTCGGCGGAGCAGAAGCACATTATGCACGTGTTGTCGGTGTGCGCGGGGAACAAGAGCCGCGCGGCGGAGCTGCTGGGGATTTCGCGGCGGTATCTGCATTACAAGCTGAAGGAGTGGGGGGAGGGCGAATAG
- a CDS encoding serine/threonine protein kinase: MLQRGDLALSYRARDVALERDVFIKVLNPALAKDAEIRARFEREAKAVARLDHPNLVRIYEYGEDADEGLYMLLEWIAGSNLGQRLAQGPLPAEDVERLARDMLAGLAALHSVGILHRDLKPDNVLVAENSRSSTDNQDSEQTPLNPPTKWGEIRYKITDFSLATLRDAPSLTHHEAIVGTPAYMAPEQAAGGKLTEQSDLFSLGVVLYEAATGTNPLVGETMLETLRKIRESDVSFEHARINALTPELRKVLGLLLKKNAAERPDSAKSALAMLDGVAEVATSAQARSRKRDSMYLGAAVILLLIWVVYMTRSDTDEPKQAQRADSSIAQPVGASNDTGAAAPDTSLTPVTKITTAAQLFTGDGDRSGELRAPVPGPPPVLTKPEPDVAAHLAVADSIDVWLTTDPWAYVSWHGEQIATTPLPTPLRLPRGTHSLQLRNPAFPAVNVEFALAQSRKVSVRLADYVALVRINASPWAECYLDGEHLGTTPLAKPPLILPGRHTVKLSHPSFPPQQREFTAAGGDTITIDGDMSRAQLAVKSRSLPQ; this comes from the coding sequence TTGCTCCAGCGTGGTGACCTTGCTCTGTCATACAGGGCGAGGGATGTGGCGTTGGAGCGCGACGTGTTCATCAAGGTGCTGAATCCGGCGCTGGCGAAGGACGCGGAGATTCGCGCGCGGTTTGAACGCGAGGCGAAGGCGGTGGCGCGGCTCGATCATCCGAATCTGGTGCGCATCTACGAATACGGCGAGGACGCGGATGAAGGGCTGTACATGCTCTTGGAGTGGATCGCCGGCTCGAATCTCGGTCAACGCCTCGCGCAGGGTCCGCTGCCCGCGGAAGACGTGGAGCGGCTGGCGCGGGACATGCTCGCGGGACTCGCGGCGCTGCATTCGGTGGGGATTCTGCATCGTGATTTGAAGCCGGACAATGTGCTGGTGGCGGAAAATTCAAGATCGAGTACTGACAATCAAGATTCCGAGCAGACCCCCCTTAATCCCCCCACAAAGTGGGGGGAGATCAGATACAAGATTACGGATTTCTCGCTGGCGACGCTCAGGGATGCGCCGTCGCTGACGCATCATGAGGCGATTGTGGGGACGCCGGCTTATATGGCACCGGAGCAGGCGGCGGGCGGCAAGCTGACGGAGCAGTCGGATCTGTTCTCGTTGGGAGTGGTGCTCTATGAAGCGGCGACGGGGACAAATCCGCTGGTGGGCGAGACGATGCTGGAGACGCTGCGCAAGATTCGCGAGAGCGATGTCTCGTTTGAGCATGCGCGGATCAACGCGCTGACTCCGGAATTGCGCAAGGTGCTCGGCCTGCTCTTGAAGAAGAACGCAGCGGAGCGTCCGGACTCGGCAAAGTCCGCGCTGGCCATGCTGGACGGAGTCGCGGAAGTGGCGACCTCCGCGCAAGCCCGCTCCCGCAAGCGCGATTCGATGTACCTCGGGGCGGCGGTGATCCTGCTCTTGATTTGGGTTGTGTACATGACGCGATCAGACACGGACGAACCGAAGCAAGCGCAGCGTGCGGATAGCAGCATCGCGCAGCCTGTTGGGGCTTCAAACGACACCGGGGCGGCGGCTCCGGACACCTCGTTGACGCCGGTGACGAAGATCACGACGGCGGCGCAGCTCTTCACGGGCGACGGGGACCGGTCCGGGGAGTTGCGCGCGCCGGTGCCGGGACCGCCGCCTGTCTTGACGAAGCCGGAACCGGACGTCGCGGCGCATCTCGCGGTGGCCGACAGCATCGACGTGTGGCTGACGACCGATCCGTGGGCGTATGTCTCCTGGCACGGAGAGCAGATCGCGACGACGCCGCTGCCGACGCCGTTGCGCCTGCCGCGCGGGACGCATAGCCTGCAGTTAAGGAATCCGGCCTTCCCGGCGGTGAATGTGGAATTCGCGCTCGCGCAATCACGCAAGGTGAGCGTGCGGCTTGCGGATTACGTGGCGCTGGTGCGAATTAACGCATCGCCGTGGGCCGAGTGCTATCTTGACGGCGAGCATCTCGGCACGACGCCGCTGGCGAAGCCGCCGCTGATTCTTCCCGGCCGGCACACGGTGAAGTTGTCTCATCCCTCATTTCCGCCGCAGCAGCGCGAGTTCACGGCCGCGGGCGGCGATACGATTACGATTGACGGTGACATGAGTCGCGCGCAACTGGCGGTAAAATCTCGCTCGCTTCCGCAATGA